From Haloglomus litoreum, the proteins below share one genomic window:
- the nadC gene encoding carboxylating nicotinate-nucleotide diphosphorylase has translation MLDPEQVSRWLREDLGHHDVTNHVPGETAGRLVVKEPGVVAGLEAAAAVFDYLDVAVTERLDEGRHVDSGDVVLRTDGPAKATLRAERTAVNLAGHASGIATRTRRAVDAAREVDDDVRVAGTRKTTPGLRGVEKRAIAAGGGDTHRLDLSHMVMVKDNHVAEMGLEGAVEHFRERVSFATKIEVEVGEPEQGPRAAEAGADIVLLDNMDPATTERAVDLLPEGVLAEASGGITVSDVPAYAATGVDVISMGSLTHSAHSLDLSFRTGSK, from the coding sequence ATGCTCGACCCCGAGCAGGTCTCCCGCTGGCTCCGCGAGGACCTCGGCCACCACGACGTGACGAACCACGTCCCCGGCGAGACGGCCGGCCGGCTCGTCGTGAAGGAACCCGGGGTCGTCGCCGGCCTGGAGGCCGCCGCGGCCGTCTTCGACTACCTCGACGTGGCCGTGACCGAGCGGCTGGACGAGGGCAGGCACGTCGATTCGGGCGACGTGGTGCTGCGCACCGATGGCCCCGCGAAGGCCACGCTCCGCGCCGAGCGCACGGCCGTCAACCTCGCGGGCCACGCCTCCGGCATCGCCACCCGCACACGCCGCGCCGTCGACGCCGCCCGCGAGGTCGACGACGACGTGCGGGTCGCGGGCACCCGGAAGACCACACCCGGCCTCCGGGGCGTCGAGAAGCGCGCCATCGCCGCCGGCGGCGGTGACACCCACCGGCTCGACCTCTCGCACATGGTGATGGTGAAGGACAACCACGTCGCCGAGATGGGGCTGGAGGGCGCCGTCGAGCACTTCCGCGAGCGGGTCTCGTTCGCAACCAAGATCGAGGTGGAGGTCGGGGAGCCGGAACAGGGCCCCCGTGCCGCCGAGGCCGGGGCCGACATCGTCCTGCTGGACAACATGGACCCCGCGACGACCGAGCGGGCGGTCGACCTGCTGCCCGAGGGGGTGCTGGCGGAGGCGTCGGGCGGCATCACCGTCTCCGACGTGCCGGCCTACGCTGCGACGGGTGTGGACGTCATCTCCATGGGGTCGCTGACCCACTCGGCGCACAGCCTGGACCTGTCGTTCCGGACCGGGAGCAAGTGA
- a CDS encoding FAD-binding oxidoreductase: MAVTTRVDDSALADLRAASGGSVLQSGDDGYDEARTVWNAMIDRRPAVIVRPTGAADVITAVNFAREHDLPVSVKGGGHNIAGRAVCDDGLVIDLSTMRSVRVDPEARTARVGPGATLADVDRETQAFGLVVPTGINSTTGIAGLTLGGGFGWVSRRWGLTVDNLRSVDIVTADGRLRHASETENEDLFWGVRGGGTFGVVTDFEFELHEYGPEVLSGLIIHPLSDARAVLEEYRSFAAAAPDEVTPWVVLRNAPPLPFIPEEWHGEMVLIFAVCYAGSVEAGEAALAPLRAIGDPIVDVVSPHQFTDWQQAFDPLLTPGARNYWKSHNFVELTDAMLEILLEFTERMPSPMTEVFVGQLGGAINRVPADATAYPHRDAEFVMNLHTRWEDPAQDEACKAWARELYDAMRPHATGGTYVNFIPEEAGEEQAAYGENYDRLVELKDRYDPENLFRLNTNVQPTA, encoded by the coding sequence ATGGCAGTTACAACCCGCGTAGACGATAGTGCGCTAGCCGACCTCCGTGCGGCGTCGGGAGGGTCGGTGCTCCAGTCGGGCGACGATGGATACGACGAGGCCCGGACTGTCTGGAACGCGATGATCGACCGGAGGCCGGCGGTCATCGTCCGGCCGACGGGTGCTGCCGATGTCATCACGGCGGTGAACTTCGCCCGCGAGCACGACCTCCCGGTCTCCGTGAAGGGCGGCGGCCACAACATCGCCGGCAGGGCGGTCTGCGACGACGGGCTCGTGATCGATCTCTCGACGATGCGGTCGGTCCGCGTCGACCCGGAGGCGAGAACCGCCCGGGTCGGGCCCGGGGCGACACTGGCCGACGTCGACCGCGAGACCCAGGCCTTCGGACTGGTCGTTCCGACGGGTATCAACTCGACGACGGGAATCGCCGGCCTGACCCTCGGTGGCGGGTTCGGCTGGGTCTCGAGACGGTGGGGACTGACCGTCGACAACCTCCGGTCGGTCGACATCGTGACCGCGGACGGTCGGCTCCGTCACGCGAGCGAGACGGAGAACGAGGACCTGTTCTGGGGCGTCCGTGGCGGCGGTACCTTCGGTGTGGTCACCGACTTCGAGTTCGAACTCCACGAGTACGGCCCCGAGGTACTCTCGGGATTGATCATCCACCCGCTGTCGGATGCCCGCGCAGTGCTGGAGGAGTATCGGTCGTTCGCCGCCGCCGCGCCCGACGAGGTGACCCCGTGGGTCGTCCTCCGGAACGCCCCACCGCTCCCGTTCATCCCCGAGGAGTGGCACGGGGAGATGGTGCTCATCTTCGCCGTCTGCTACGCCGGTTCGGTGGAGGCGGGCGAGGCGGCGCTCGCCCCGCTCCGGGCGATCGGTGACCCCATCGTCGACGTCGTCTCACCCCACCAGTTCACCGACTGGCAGCAGGCGTTCGACCCGCTGCTCACCCCCGGCGCGCGCAACTACTGGAAGTCGCACAACTTCGTCGAGCTCACCGACGCGATGCTGGAGATCCTCCTCGAATTCACGGAGCGGATGCCCTCGCCGATGACCGAGGTGTTCGTCGGACAGCTGGGCGGCGCCATCAACCGCGTCCCGGCCGACGCGACCGCGTACCCCCACCGCGATGCCGAGTTCGTGATGAACCTCCACACCCGCTGGGAGGACCCGGCACAGGACGAGGCCTGCAAGGCGTGGGCCCGCGAACTGTACGACGCGATGCGCCCGCACGCCACGGGTGGCACCTACGTCAACTTCATCCCCGAGGAGGCGGGCGAGGAGCAGGCGGCCTACGGCGAGAACTACGATCGGCTGGTCGAACTCAAGGACCGCTACGACCCCGAGAACCTGTTCCGTCTGAACACGAACGTCCAACCGACGGCGTGA
- a CDS encoding dipeptide epimerase: MTADERAGTAPIADWSVETVAMELDTPFGISRGTTTTAESVVVRLTDERGTEGVGAGCPDAYYGETAGTAESVLPDLLATVEGEPPSAHQRRHDAFERVVRDNPAAKAAVDIACYDLYGRQVGEPLHALLGTDPERAPRSCYSVGIAEPDEMRDRAAAAVEAGFEHLKVKLGTERDRERVAAVREGAPDAGLRVDANEAWTPAEAVRKSHWLADADVEFVEQPVPASDREGLRFVYEHSSLPVAADESCVTASDVPDVADRADVAVVKLDKAGGVWPALRQVHAARAHDLEVMVGCMVETNASLAAGAALAPLCDYADLDGSLLLADDADPFAFDGIQSDGGIVLETGNAGTGVRDVGDSTE; the protein is encoded by the coding sequence ATGACGGCCGACGAGCGGGCCGGGACCGCACCCATCGCGGACTGGTCGGTCGAGACGGTGGCGATGGAACTGGACACCCCGTTCGGCATCTCCCGGGGGACCACGACAACCGCCGAGTCCGTCGTGGTCCGGCTCACCGACGAACGCGGGACCGAGGGCGTCGGCGCCGGCTGCCCCGACGCGTACTACGGCGAGACGGCCGGGACGGCCGAGTCCGTCCTCCCCGACCTGCTCGCGACCGTCGAGGGCGAACCGCCGAGCGCGCACCAGCGCCGGCACGACGCGTTCGAGCGCGTCGTCCGCGACAATCCAGCGGCGAAGGCGGCCGTCGATATCGCGTGCTACGACCTCTACGGCCGCCAGGTCGGCGAGCCGCTCCACGCACTCCTCGGCACGGACCCCGAACGCGCGCCGCGTTCCTGCTACAGCGTCGGCATCGCCGAGCCCGACGAGATGCGCGACCGTGCGGCGGCCGCCGTCGAGGCCGGCTTCGAGCACCTGAAGGTGAAACTCGGGACCGAACGAGACCGCGAGCGCGTGGCGGCCGTCCGCGAGGGCGCGCCCGATGCGGGCCTCCGCGTGGACGCCAACGAGGCGTGGACGCCCGCCGAGGCCGTCCGGAAGAGCCACTGGCTGGCCGACGCCGACGTCGAGTTCGTCGAACAGCCCGTCCCTGCCAGCGACCGCGAGGGCCTGCGGTTCGTCTACGAGCACTCCTCGCTGCCCGTGGCCGCGGACGAGAGTTGCGTGACGGCCAGCGACGTGCCGGATGTGGCCGACCGCGCGGACGTGGCCGTCGTGAAACTCGACAAGGCCGGCGGTGTGTGGCCGGCCCTCCGGCAGGTTCACGCCGCGCGAGCGCACGACCTGGAGGTGATGGTCGGCTGCATGGTCGAGACGAACGCCTCCCTCGCGGCGGGCGCGGCGCTCGCGCCACTGTGTGACTACGCCGACCTCGACGGCTCGCTCCTGCTGGCCGACGACGCGGACCCGTTCGCGTTCGACGGGATACAGAGCGACGGGGGCATCGTGCTGGAGACAGGCAATGCTGGAACTGGTGTTCGAGACGTGGGAGATTCGACCGAATAA
- a CDS encoding DUF1611 domain-containing protein: MTDARETTALGFDPGRVALLAHEGFPGRAKTALGVLRYADYEVVAVLDREIAGEGHGWQTDYTVSDFVDDDRAQDAPIVGRADEAPSFDTLVIGVAPIGGGFDRSWREDVERALKAGADVVAGLHYRLNDDEEFVALAEEHGARLFDIREPPADLSVSEGRARDVDATVVETVGTDCSTGKMTATCELVNAARERGIDAAMVPTGQTGILVAGWGIAVDRAISDFAAGATERMVLAAAEDHDLLVVEGQGSLVHPAYSGVTTSLLHGAMPDALVMCHVAGRDAVHGYESFPIPPAREVADLYETLAGAVAPTEVVAGAVATHELDADARDGAVAEYSDELGVPAADPVRDGADAIVDAIVDATDLDA, encoded by the coding sequence ATGACCGACGCACGCGAGACGACCGCCCTCGGGTTCGACCCGGGGCGCGTCGCCCTGCTCGCCCACGAGGGGTTCCCCGGCCGCGCGAAGACCGCACTCGGCGTGCTCCGCTACGCCGACTACGAGGTCGTGGCCGTCCTCGACCGCGAGATCGCCGGCGAGGGCCACGGCTGGCAGACCGACTACACCGTCTCGGACTTCGTCGACGACGACCGCGCCCAGGACGCGCCCATCGTCGGGCGCGCCGACGAGGCACCCTCCTTCGACACGCTCGTCATCGGCGTCGCACCCATCGGCGGCGGGTTCGACCGCTCCTGGCGCGAGGACGTCGAACGGGCGCTGAAGGCCGGCGCGGACGTGGTCGCGGGGCTCCACTACCGGCTGAACGACGACGAGGAGTTCGTCGCGCTCGCCGAGGAACACGGCGCGCGTCTGTTCGACATCCGCGAGCCGCCGGCCGACCTGAGCGTCAGCGAGGGACGCGCTCGCGATGTGGACGCGACCGTCGTGGAGACCGTGGGGACGGACTGTTCGACGGGGAAGATGACCGCCACGTGCGAGCTGGTGAACGCCGCCCGCGAGCGTGGCATCGACGCGGCGATGGTGCCGACGGGTCAGACCGGCATCCTCGTCGCGGGCTGGGGGATCGCGGTCGACCGGGCCATCAGCGACTTCGCCGCCGGCGCCACGGAGCGGATGGTCCTCGCCGCCGCCGAGGACCACGACCTCCTCGTGGTCGAGGGACAGGGCTCGCTCGTCCACCCCGCGTACTCGGGTGTCACGACGAGCCTCCTCCACGGCGCGATGCCGGACGCGCTCGTCATGTGCCACGTCGCCGGTCGCGACGCCGTCCACGGGTACGAGTCGTTCCCGATTCCGCCCGCCCGCGAGGTGGCGGACCTGTACGAGACGCTGGCCGGCGCGGTCGCACCCACCGAGGTCGTCGCGGGCGCGGTCGCCACGCACGAACTCGACGCCGACGCCCGCGACGGGGCCGTCGCCGAGTACAGCGACGAACTGGGCGTACCGGCGGCCGACCCCGTCCGCGACGGGGCGGACGCCATCGTCGACGCCATCGTCGATGCGACGGACCTCGACGCATGA
- a CDS encoding PGF-CTERM sorting domain-containing protein yields MTRCPPLRVALLATILVLAPVAAVGATPTAAPPEDGPTDRSDPPRSIRDVQSDETVLNVTVVGRTATNAGVPTMVNVTSVVATDLDLDPARVRVDRTGDTVEVLANRSDAAILAALREADVDTDDVVLRRGVSNETRDAVVTALRERVAAAGLDGTSVTASGDSRIRIRTTAVDGVRSLVTVRGDVALVAGFPGADGPRRAELVDASGIATVGAVQERPGGAPYVPVTLTEAAARNFSGTLVERGLTDSANTSGCRYSESPDAPGYCIFTVVDGEIVYAASLSAGLADIVRSGEFVEDPRFIVTAANESTARRLATALRTGPLPAPVRVVNRTVPDGAAVATPANGSAAPGTSPTPSPTPVVDGTPTASPTDPTAAAGDDGSTGGTSTGGQSGFGPVLAVSALLAAAGLLRRRQRP; encoded by the coding sequence ATGACACGGTGCCCTCCCCTCCGGGTCGCCCTGCTCGCCACGATACTGGTGCTCGCACCGGTCGCCGCGGTCGGTGCCACACCGACCGCCGCGCCCCCCGAGGACGGACCGACCGACCGGTCGGACCCGCCCCGGTCGATCCGGGACGTGCAGTCGGACGAGACCGTCCTGAACGTGACCGTGGTCGGCCGGACCGCGACGAACGCGGGGGTACCGACGATGGTGAACGTCACCAGCGTCGTCGCGACCGACCTCGACCTCGACCCCGCCCGGGTCCGCGTCGACCGGACCGGTGATACGGTCGAGGTGCTGGCGAACCGGTCCGACGCGGCCATCCTCGCGGCGCTCCGCGAGGCCGACGTGGACACCGACGACGTGGTGCTCCGCCGCGGCGTCTCGAACGAGACCCGCGACGCCGTCGTGACGGCGCTCCGTGAGCGCGTTGCGGCTGCGGGCCTCGATGGAACGTCGGTGACGGCGAGCGGTGATTCGCGCATCCGCATCCGGACGACCGCGGTCGACGGCGTCCGCTCGCTCGTGACCGTCCGTGGGGACGTGGCCCTCGTCGCTGGCTTCCCCGGTGCCGACGGCCCGCGCCGGGCCGAACTGGTCGACGCGAGCGGCATCGCTACCGTCGGGGCCGTCCAGGAACGACCCGGCGGGGCGCCGTACGTCCCGGTGACGCTGACCGAGGCCGCGGCCCGGAACTTCAGCGGGACGCTCGTCGAGAGGGGCCTCACCGACTCTGCGAACACGTCGGGGTGTCGCTACAGCGAGTCGCCCGACGCGCCGGGCTACTGCATCTTCACCGTCGTGGACGGGGAGATCGTCTACGCCGCGTCGCTCTCGGCGGGACTCGCGGACATCGTCCGCAGTGGCGAGTTCGTCGAGGATCCGAGATTCATCGTGACGGCGGCCAACGAGTCGACGGCGCGCCGCCTCGCCACGGCGCTCCGCACCGGGCCGCTCCCCGCACCGGTCCGCGTCGTGAACAGGACGGTTCCCGACGGGGCGGCCGTCGCCACGCCGGCGAACGGATCGGCGGCTCCCGGGACCTCGCCGACGCCGAGCCCCACACCGGTCGTCGACGGGACCCCGACGGCGAGCCCGACAGACCCGACGGCTGCCGCCGGTGACGACGGGAGTACCGGCGGGACCAGCACCGGCGGGCAGTCCGGCTTCGGGCCGGTGCTGGCGGTCTCGGCGCTGCTGGCGGCCGCTGGCCTCCTCCGTCGGCGTCAGAGGCCGTAG
- a CDS encoding Vms1/Ankzf1 family peptidyl-tRNA hydrolase codes for MLDNLLGKTELKERIAKLEDEKEHLESQLEAEQERRAEASTAKQEAEERINRLEDRIADLEGQLEQAESDEDLTFRYREDVAGDRRDAVLDRLRSFGTDPEGVLTAYVEDADDLPAPVVETLGERTPLVRRAAPCLVAADDAGLLATALDPPVPPGPFCEWDDSIAVEPAWFVPQGRYALALVRADLFAVGVYEGVDRVDFSGFESDVKSKHSKGGYSQARFDRLRDEQVQDHLDDCAMVIRTLRSDVDRLFLVGDSKAIEELDEAADATAAVDATGKPEEALGDAYHDFWTTRVYGL; via the coding sequence ATGCTCGATAATCTCCTGGGGAAGACGGAGCTCAAGGAGCGGATCGCGAAGCTCGAGGACGAGAAGGAGCACCTGGAGAGCCAGCTCGAGGCCGAACAGGAGCGTCGGGCGGAGGCATCCACTGCGAAGCAGGAGGCCGAGGAGCGCATCAACCGACTCGAGGACCGCATCGCCGACCTCGAGGGGCAGCTGGAGCAGGCCGAGAGCGACGAGGACCTGACCTTCCGGTACCGGGAGGACGTGGCCGGCGACCGGCGGGACGCCGTGCTCGACCGGCTGCGCTCGTTCGGGACCGACCCCGAGGGCGTCCTGACCGCGTACGTCGAGGACGCCGACGACCTGCCCGCGCCCGTCGTGGAGACGCTCGGCGAGCGGACGCCGCTGGTCCGTCGCGCCGCGCCGTGTCTCGTCGCCGCGGACGATGCCGGGCTGCTGGCGACTGCGCTCGACCCCCCGGTGCCGCCGGGGCCGTTCTGCGAGTGGGACGACTCCATCGCCGTCGAGCCGGCGTGGTTCGTCCCGCAGGGTCGGTACGCGCTCGCACTCGTCCGGGCCGACCTGTTCGCGGTGGGTGTCTACGAGGGGGTCGACAGGGTCGACTTCTCGGGCTTCGAGAGCGACGTGAAGTCCAAGCACTCGAAGGGTGGCTACTCGCAGGCACGCTTCGACCGCCTCCGCGACGAACAGGTCCAGGACCACCTCGACGACTGTGCGATGGTCATCCGGACGCTCCGGAGCGACGTGGACCGGCTGTTCCTCGTCGGGGACTCGAAGGCCATCGAGGAACTGGACGAGGCAGCCGATGCCACCGCCGCCGTCGACGCGACCGGCAAGCCCGAGGAAGCACTCGGCGACGCCTACCACGACTTCTGGACGACGCGGGTCTACGGCCTCTGA
- a CDS encoding DUF5802 family protein → MFARFSSGYYLGRLYVQPHDGDRPVMHREQHDHVTGQLYGDEPVETWLEGSDDGSVAIDRPAEADPMEPSGRLPGAENRDEREAPDESERPLVMKIGGAHVPVHGEAGIPEQTVALPGDWLAATRVKNPPTLTEVLLAKRDRVDQLLKVAEESRSART, encoded by the coding sequence ATGTTCGCACGCTTCTCGAGCGGCTACTACCTGGGTCGGCTGTACGTCCAGCCCCACGACGGCGACCGCCCGGTGATGCACCGTGAGCAGCACGACCACGTCACCGGGCAGCTCTACGGTGACGAGCCCGTCGAGACGTGGCTCGAGGGCTCGGACGACGGGAGCGTGGCCATCGACCGGCCGGCCGAGGCGGACCCCATGGAGCCATCGGGGCGGCTTCCAGGGGCCGAGAACCGGGACGAGAGGGAGGCACCCGACGAGAGCGAACGCCCGCTGGTCATGAAGATCGGCGGCGCCCACGTCCCGGTCCACGGCGAGGCGGGCATCCCCGAGCAGACGGTCGCGCTCCCGGGCGACTGGCTCGCAGCGACACGGGTCAAGAACCCGCCGACGCTGACGGAGGTGCTGCTGGCGAAGCGCGACCGCGTCGACCAGCTGCTGAAGGTGGCCGAGGAATCGCGCTCGGCGCGGACCTGA
- a CDS encoding M48 family metallopeptidase: protein MRSLAAVAAGHTLLLVGWAAMARSVASRGAFTHTPLRRPAVAAIAGLTAALWAIVAGFTGTLAAWLGTFGLGPDWPETLATAATFVGPVALTALATHLAGGGRPRRFALGYGALVGPALLLTLAAPLLPTGWWLVAGVGLLGLAMTALPPVVVPRFVPTRSLYPEERAALAPVLAGDDPGQRGHPVTPDGIRVRVLALGADGPATAVAAGVLPVAGGRVVFVTERVLSRLPSDEAAAVVAHELGHHRRRHVPLRLGAAAAFLLPWLGATAAEIPGAFLAGLALLIPAVLALLWLIRWTEFDADRQAAGAVGAEPMARALERLGAAGALRDGGGVLSLHPSTGERVRRLRGTTADGEARPHPDVGDD from the coding sequence GTGCGCTCGCTCGCCGCCGTCGCCGCCGGGCACACGCTCTTGCTGGTCGGCTGGGCCGCGATGGCCCGGTCGGTCGCGAGCCGTGGTGCGTTCACGCACACGCCGCTGCGGCGGCCCGCGGTGGCCGCCATCGCCGGCCTGACCGCGGCGCTGTGGGCCATCGTGGCCGGATTCACCGGCACCCTCGCGGCGTGGCTGGGCACGTTCGGGCTGGGGCCGGACTGGCCGGAGACGCTGGCGACGGCCGCCACGTTCGTCGGTCCTGTCGCGCTCACGGCGCTCGCGACCCACCTCGCCGGGGGCGGCCGTCCTCGCCGCTTCGCGCTGGGCTACGGGGCACTCGTCGGGCCCGCCCTCCTGCTGACGCTCGCCGCGCCGCTGCTCCCGACGGGCTGGTGGCTGGTCGCTGGGGTGGGGCTGCTGGGACTCGCGATGACCGCGCTCCCGCCGGTCGTGGTGCCGCGGTTCGTGCCCACGCGCTCGTTGTACCCCGAGGAGCGGGCCGCGCTGGCGCCGGTCCTCGCCGGGGACGACCCGGGCCAGCGCGGTCATCCGGTGACCCCAGACGGCATCCGGGTCCGTGTGCTCGCGCTCGGCGCCGATGGCCCCGCGACGGCCGTGGCCGCGGGCGTACTCCCCGTGGCGGGCGGCCGTGTCGTCTTCGTGACCGAGCGTGTGCTCTCACGGCTCCCGTCGGACGAGGCCGCCGCGGTGGTGGCCCACGAACTCGGGCACCATCGCCGCCGGCACGTTCCGCTCCGGCTCGGGGCCGCCGCAGCGTTCCTGCTCCCGTGGCTCGGCGCGACCGCCGCCGAGATACCGGGGGCGTTCCTCGCGGGGCTCGCACTCCTGATACCGGCCGTACTGGCCCTGCTGTGGCTCATCCGGTGGACGGAGTTCGATGCCGACCGCCAGGCCGCAGGGGCGGTCGGCGCCGAGCCGATGGCTCGCGCGCTGGAACGACTCGGCGCCGCCGGTGCCCTCCGCGACGGCGGTGGGGTCCTCTCGCTCCACCCCTCGACCGGCGAACGGGTCCGACGTCTCCGGGGGACGACCGCCGATGGCGAGGCCCGCCCCCACCCGGACGTGGGTGACGACTGA
- a CDS encoding alpha/beta fold hydrolase: MPSTMHAPVETQRCDRPDGRTLTYAVAGDPDGAPVVAHHGTPGSRLFAALLDDAARERGVRVLVPDRPGFGGSDPPSPDYRPGAMLGPLLAAESLDAAPVLAFSGGGPAALAAAGDGDRVTRVALVAGAVPGAGSPLDALARIPFALRALFRVSGAIARVRGPEAVVGQYTDRDVSGVVAEQVAADFHEGLAQGARATAREFRRDDAAVVAPGAVDVPLSAWHGRGDENVPLEAVEAFVTAADGSLRILDADHLGTLLDARGEALDWLASG; this comes from the coding sequence GTGCCCTCCACCATGCACGCGCCGGTCGAGACGCAGCGCTGCGACCGTCCCGACGGACGGACGCTGACCTACGCCGTCGCCGGCGACCCCGACGGGGCGCCGGTCGTCGCCCACCACGGGACGCCCGGCTCCCGGCTGTTCGCCGCCCTGCTGGACGACGCGGCCCGCGAGCGTGGGGTCCGGGTGCTGGTCCCGGACCGCCCCGGCTTCGGCGGCTCGGACCCGCCGTCACCGGACTACCGGCCCGGAGCGATGCTCGGGCCGCTGCTCGCCGCCGAATCGCTCGACGCGGCGCCCGTCCTCGCGTTCTCCGGCGGCGGCCCGGCCGCGCTCGCCGCTGCCGGGGATGGGGATCGGGTGACTCGGGTCGCGCTCGTCGCCGGCGCGGTCCCCGGTGCCGGGAGCCCCCTCGACGCGCTGGCACGAATCCCGTTCGCGCTGCGGGCGCTGTTCCGCGTCTCGGGGGCCATCGCCCGAGTGCGCGGGCCGGAGGCGGTCGTCGGGCAGTACACCGACCGCGACGTGTCGGGGGTCGTGGCCGAGCAGGTCGCCGCCGACTTCCACGAGGGGCTCGCGCAGGGGGCCCGTGCGACGGCCCGCGAGTTCCGCCGGGACGACGCTGCCGTCGTGGCTCCCGGGGCGGTCGACGTGCCGCTTTCCGCGTGGCACGGACGCGGCGACGAGAACGTCCCGCTGGAGGCAGTCGAGGCGTTCGTGACGGCGGCGGACGGGTCGCTGCGGATACTCGACGCGGACCACCTCGGGACGCTGCTGGACGCGCGGGGGGAGGCGCTGGACTGGCTCGCTTCCGGGTGA
- a CDS encoding S9 family peptidase, whose product MHEYDLERYLNVRSAYGASLSPEGRLAFLMDTTGTAQVWTLDDPQAWPEQRTFYEEPVSFATWSPERPELVFGMDEGGNERLQFHLLDEETNVVTDLTQHPEAKHQWGGWSHDGDRFAFTSNRRDEAVFDVYTQGRDETGTDATLHHEGDGWLSVGGWSPSDDRLLVYESHSNFDQDLYTLDLATDELRHLTPHEGDVRYGSASFGPDGDALYLVTDDGHDTLYLARLDLETLEVERLVVDEEWNVDGVALDDETGRLVYSRNVDGYTNLTVADLVGPAELEELATPDLPQAVAGGVSFSGTADRFAITVTGTTTNTNVHVVDVDSGTAERWTSASTAGIPRESFRDRELVRFESFDGLEVPGFLTLPADADERPGEVPVIVDIHGGPESQRRPSFYALGQYFVSRGYAVFEPNVRGSTGYGKAYTRADDVRNRMDSVEDLRAGVDWLHDHPAVDPERIVALGGSYGGFMVLAALTEYPELWAAGVDIVGIANFVTFLENTGAWRRELREAEYGSLAEDRAFLETISPINNVDAIRAPLFVLHGANDPRVPVGEAEQIAEQASEHVPVEKLVFEDEGHGISKLENRIEAYTRVVEFLDEHV is encoded by the coding sequence ATGCACGAGTACGACCTGGAGCGGTATCTCAACGTCAGGAGTGCATACGGTGCTTCGCTCTCGCCCGAGGGGCGGCTCGCCTTCCTGATGGACACGACGGGCACCGCGCAGGTGTGGACGCTCGACGACCCGCAGGCGTGGCCCGAGCAGCGGACCTTCTACGAGGAGCCGGTGTCGTTCGCCACGTGGTCGCCCGAGCGCCCGGAACTCGTCTTCGGGATGGACGAGGGGGGCAACGAGCGGCTCCAGTTCCATCTGCTCGACGAGGAGACGAACGTCGTGACCGACCTCACGCAGCACCCCGAGGCCAAGCACCAGTGGGGCGGCTGGAGCCACGACGGCGACCGGTTCGCGTTCACGTCGAACCGGCGCGACGAGGCCGTCTTCGACGTCTACACGCAGGGACGCGACGAGACCGGGACCGACGCGACCCTGCACCACGAGGGCGACGGCTGGCTCTCGGTCGGCGGGTGGTCGCCGAGCGACGACCGGCTGCTCGTCTACGAGAGCCACTCCAACTTCGATCAGGACCTCTACACGCTGGACCTGGCGACCGACGAACTCCGCCACCTCACGCCACACGAGGGGGACGTGCGCTACGGGAGCGCGAGCTTCGGCCCCGACGGGGACGCGCTGTACCTCGTCACCGACGACGGCCACGACACGCTGTACCTGGCGCGCCTGGACCTCGAGACCCTCGAGGTCGAGCGACTGGTCGTCGACGAGGAGTGGAACGTCGACGGCGTGGCGCTGGACGACGAGACGGGGCGGCTGGTCTACTCGCGGAACGTCGACGGCTACACGAACCTCACGGTCGCCGACCTCGTCGGCCCGGCCGAACTCGAGGAGCTGGCGACGCCCGACCTCCCACAGGCCGTCGCGGGCGGTGTGAGCTTCTCGGGGACGGCCGACCGGTTCGCCATCACCGTGACGGGGACGACCACCAACACGAACGTCCACGTCGTCGACGTCGACTCGGGCACGGCCGAGCGGTGGACCAGCGCGAGCACCGCGGGCATCCCACGCGAGAGCTTCCGCGACCGCGAGCTGGTCCGGTTCGAGAGCTTCGACGGGCTGGAGGTTCCGGGCTTCCTCACGCTCCCGGCGGACGCCGACGAGCGGCCCGGCGAGGTGCCCGTCATCGTCGACATACACGGCGGCCCGGAGAGCCAGCGCCGGCCCTCGTTCTACGCCCTCGGCCAGTACTTCGTCTCGCGGGGCTACGCTGTCTTCGAGCCGAACGTCCGCGGCTCGACCGGCTACGGGAAGGCGTACACCCGCGCGGACGACGTGCGCAACCGGATGGATTCGGTGGAGGACCTCCGCGCCGGGGTCGACTGGCTCCACGACCACCCGGCCGTCGATCCGGAGCGCATCGTCGCGCTCGGCGGCTCCTACGGCGGCTTCATGGTGCTCGCGGCGCTCACTGAGTACCCGGAGCTGTGGGCGGCCGGCGTCGACATCGTCGGCATCGCCAACTTCGTGACGTTCCTCGAGAACACGGGTGCCTGGCGGCGCGAACTCCGGGAGGCCGAGTACGGCTCGCTCGCCGAGGACCGGGCGTTCCTGGAGACCATCAGCCCCATCAACAACGTCGACGCCATCCGGGCGCCGCTGTTCGTCCTCCACGGCGCGAACGACCCGCGCGTCCCGGTGGGCGAGGCAGAGCAGATCGCCGAGCAGGCGAGCGAGCACGTCCCCGTCGAGAAGCTCGTCTTCGAGGACGAGGGGCACGGCATCTCGAAGCTGGAGAACCGCATCGAGGCGTACACCCGCGTCGTCGAGTTCCTCGACGAGCACGTCTGA